Proteins co-encoded in one Taeniopygia guttata chromosome 4, bTaeGut7.mat, whole genome shotgun sequence genomic window:
- the LOC100222552 gene encoding sodium/hydrogen exchanger 9B2 isoform X3: MVREDVNDSEDSEPSVCERNGMIPMHEQSEQGPTAGAKGTDGNAQTEETALLNHCTQQPPEPTAGSSVPARTCREIFVCPPQGLLAQTVTNVAFVVLVWAVVWSITGAECLPGGNLFGILFLYFFAVIGGKIFGFIKIRTLPPLPALLGMLLAGFLIKNTPFISDFVQINLRWSAALRNIALSIILTRAGLGLDPKALKKLKAVCLRLAFGPCLSETGTAAVLAYLFLHLPWQWGFILGFVLGAVSPAVVVPSMLILQAGGYGVEKGVPTLLMAAGSIDDILAITGFNTCLGMAFSSGSTLYNVLRGVLEVTVGIAAGGVLGMFIRYFPSHDQASLAWKRSYFVLGLSMFAVFGSIHFGFPGSGGLCTLVLAFVAGVGWSDEKREIEKIVAVAWNIFQPFLFGLIGAEVSITSLRPETVGLCVAILGIALLVRIIATFLMVSFAGFNFKEKIFVSLAWIPKATVQAAIGSLALDTARQHQDEQLEKYGMDVLTVAFLAILITAPIGALVIGLAGPRLLQKAQTNSKEDEEGAEVGEEAEACEPS, translated from the exons ATGGTAAGAGAAGATGTAAATGACAGTGAAGATTCTGAACCATCAGTATGTGAGAGAAATGGCATGATTCCCATGCATGAGCAAAGTGAG CAGGGACCAACAGCAGGAGCCAAAGGTACTGATGGGAATGCACAAACAGAAGAAACTGCTCTCTTGAACCACTGCACTCAGCAACCTCCAGAACCAACAGCAGGGTCTTCAGTTCCTGCAAGGACATGCAGGGAAATCTTTGTTTGTCCTCCTCAGGGTTTACTGGCCCAAACAGTGACAAATG tTGCCTTTGTAGTCCTGGTTTGGGCTGTGGTTTGGTCCATAACTGGGGCTGAGTGTCTCCCAGGTGGAAATCTCTTTGGAATTCTGTTTCTTTACTTCTTTGCTGTCATTGGAGGTAAAATTTTTGGATTCATTAAAATACGAACACtaccccctctccctgctcttctGG GGATGCTACTTGCTGGTTTCTTAATCAAAAATACCCCGTTCATCAGTGACTTTGTCCAGATAAACCTACGCTGGTCTGCAGCACTGAGGAATATTGCTCTTTCCATTATCTTGACCCGAGCAGGACTCGGCCTGGATCCAAAG GCTCTTAAGAAGCTCAAAGCTGTCTGTTTACGGCTTGCTTTCGGACCATGCCTCTCAGAAacaggcacagctgctgtcCTTGCCTACTTGTTCCTGCATTTGCCATGGCAATGGGGATTTATATTAGG ttttgttctAGGTGCAGTCTCCCCTGCTGTGGTGGTTCCCTCCATGCTGATCTTACAAGCTGGGGGATATGGGGTGGAGAAAGGTGTCCCAACTTTGCTAATGGCAGCTGGCAGCATTGATGACATTCTGGCTATCACAGGCTTCAACACTTGCCTTGGGATGGCTTTCTCTTCTG GTTCTACTCTGTACAACGTGCTCCGTGGAGTGCTGGAGGTCACTGTTGGCATAGCAGCTGGGGGAGTTCTGGGAATGTTTATTCGATACTTCCCAAGCCATGATCAG GCATCTTTGGCATGGAAGAGATCATATTTTGTACTTGGACTGTCCATGTTTGCTGTTTTTGGCAGTATACACTTTGGCTTCCCTGGATCAGGAGGGCTTTGCACATTAGTCTTAGCTTTTGTTGCAGGTGTGGGATGGTCTGATGAAAAG agggaaatagaaaaaattGTGGCAGTTGCATGGAATAtctttcagccttttctttttggtttaaTTGGAGCAGAAGTATCGATTACATCTCTTAGGCCTGAAACTGTTG GGCTCTGTGTTGCTATATTAGGCATTGCCCTACTTGTGCGAATCATAGCAACATTCCTGATGGTGTCTTTTGCTGGGTTTAATTTCAAGGAGAAGATATTTGTCTCACTGGCATGGATTCCCAAAGCCACTGTCCAG gCTGCAATAGGTTCTCTTGCCCTGGATACAGCAAGACAACATCAAGATGAACAACTGGAAAAGTATGGAATGGATGTACTGACAGTAGCTTTCTTGGCTATCTTGATCACTGCTCCAATTGGAGCCCTGGTTATTGGCTTGGCAGGACCCAGACTTCTGCAAAAGGCTCAGACAAATAGcaaggaggatgaggaaggtgCAGAGGTTGGAGAAGAGGCAGAAGCCTGTGAACCTTCATAA
- the LOC100222552 gene encoding sodium/hydrogen exchanger 9B2 isoform X4, which translates to MDHGPTAGAKGTDGNAQTEETALLNHCTQQPPEPTAGSSVPARTCREIFVCPPQGLLAQTVTNVAFVVLVWAVVWSITGAECLPGGNLFGILFLYFFAVIGGKIFGFIKIRTLPPLPALLGMLLAGFLIKNTPFISDFVQINLRWSAALRNIALSIILTRAGLGLDPKALKKLKAVCLRLAFGPCLSETGTAAVLAYLFLHLPWQWGFILGFVLGAVSPAVVVPSMLILQAGGYGVEKGVPTLLMAAGSIDDILAITGFNTCLGMAFSSGSTLYNVLRGVLEVTVGIAAGGVLGMFIRYFPSHDQASLAWKRSYFVLGLSMFAVFGSIHFGFPGSGGLCTLVLAFVAGVGWSDEKREIEKIVAVAWNIFQPFLFGLIGAEVSITSLRPETVGLCVAILGIALLVRIIATFLMVSFAGFNFKEKIFVSLAWIPKATVQAAIGSLALDTARQHQDEQLEKYGMDVLTVAFLAILITAPIGALVIGLAGPRLLQKAQTNSKEDEEGAEVGEEAEACEPS; encoded by the exons ATGGATCAT GGACCAACAGCAGGAGCCAAAGGTACTGATGGGAATGCACAAACAGAAGAAACTGCTCTCTTGAACCACTGCACTCAGCAACCTCCAGAACCAACAGCAGGGTCTTCAGTTCCTGCAAGGACATGCAGGGAAATCTTTGTTTGTCCTCCTCAGGGTTTACTGGCCCAAACAGTGACAAATG tTGCCTTTGTAGTCCTGGTTTGGGCTGTGGTTTGGTCCATAACTGGGGCTGAGTGTCTCCCAGGTGGAAATCTCTTTGGAATTCTGTTTCTTTACTTCTTTGCTGTCATTGGAGGTAAAATTTTTGGATTCATTAAAATACGAACACtaccccctctccctgctcttctGG GGATGCTACTTGCTGGTTTCTTAATCAAAAATACCCCGTTCATCAGTGACTTTGTCCAGATAAACCTACGCTGGTCTGCAGCACTGAGGAATATTGCTCTTTCCATTATCTTGACCCGAGCAGGACTCGGCCTGGATCCAAAG GCTCTTAAGAAGCTCAAAGCTGTCTGTTTACGGCTTGCTTTCGGACCATGCCTCTCAGAAacaggcacagctgctgtcCTTGCCTACTTGTTCCTGCATTTGCCATGGCAATGGGGATTTATATTAGG ttttgttctAGGTGCAGTCTCCCCTGCTGTGGTGGTTCCCTCCATGCTGATCTTACAAGCTGGGGGATATGGGGTGGAGAAAGGTGTCCCAACTTTGCTAATGGCAGCTGGCAGCATTGATGACATTCTGGCTATCACAGGCTTCAACACTTGCCTTGGGATGGCTTTCTCTTCTG GTTCTACTCTGTACAACGTGCTCCGTGGAGTGCTGGAGGTCACTGTTGGCATAGCAGCTGGGGGAGTTCTGGGAATGTTTATTCGATACTTCCCAAGCCATGATCAG GCATCTTTGGCATGGAAGAGATCATATTTTGTACTTGGACTGTCCATGTTTGCTGTTTTTGGCAGTATACACTTTGGCTTCCCTGGATCAGGAGGGCTTTGCACATTAGTCTTAGCTTTTGTTGCAGGTGTGGGATGGTCTGATGAAAAG agggaaatagaaaaaattGTGGCAGTTGCATGGAATAtctttcagccttttctttttggtttaaTTGGAGCAGAAGTATCGATTACATCTCTTAGGCCTGAAACTGTTG GGCTCTGTGTTGCTATATTAGGCATTGCCCTACTTGTGCGAATCATAGCAACATTCCTGATGGTGTCTTTTGCTGGGTTTAATTTCAAGGAGAAGATATTTGTCTCACTGGCATGGATTCCCAAAGCCACTGTCCAG gCTGCAATAGGTTCTCTTGCCCTGGATACAGCAAGACAACATCAAGATGAACAACTGGAAAAGTATGGAATGGATGTACTGACAGTAGCTTTCTTGGCTATCTTGATCACTGCTCCAATTGGAGCCCTGGTTATTGGCTTGGCAGGACCCAGACTTCTGCAAAAGGCTCAGACAAATAGcaaggaggatgaggaaggtgCAGAGGTTGGAGAAGAGGCAGAAGCCTGTGAACCTTCATAA
- the CISD2 gene encoding CDGSH iron-sulfur domain-containing protein 2 has protein sequence MVLETLARIVKVQLPAYLKRLPLPESVGGFIRLTVSEWLRLLPFLGVLALLGYLAVRPFLPKKKQQKDSLINLKIQKENPKVVNEINIEDLCLTKAYCRCWRSKTFPVCDGSHNKHNELTGDNVGPLILKKKEV, from the exons ATGGTGCTGGAGACTCTGGCCCGCATCGTCAAGGTCCAGCTGCCCGCCTACCTCAAGCGCCTGCCGCTGCCCGAGAGCGTCGGCGGCTTCATCCGCCTCACAG TTTCAGAATGGCTGCGGTTACTGCCTTTCCTGGGTGTGCTGGCCTTGCTCGGTTACCTTGCTGTTCGTCCCTTCCTCCCcaagaagaaacagcagaagGATAGCTTGATTAACCTCAAGATCCAGAAGGAAAATCCCAAAGTAGTGAATGAGATAAACATTGAAGATCTGTGCCTCACAAAAGCTTACTGCAGGTGTTGGCGTTCGAAGACG ttcCCTGTCTGTGATGGCTCCCACAACAAGCACAATGAATTAACAGGAGATAATGTAGGTCCACTAATACTCAAGAAGAAAGAAGTATAG